A single genomic interval of Ischnura elegans chromosome 3, ioIscEleg1.1, whole genome shotgun sequence harbors:
- the LOC124155346 gene encoding dynein light chain 1, cytoplasmic, protein MSDRKAVIKNADMSEEMQQDAVDCATQALEKFNIEKDIAAYIKKEFDKRYNPTWHCIVGRNFGSYVTHETRHFIYFYLGQVAVLLFKSG, encoded by the exons ATGTCTGATCGGAAAGCAGTAATTAAAAATGCTGACATGTCCGAGGAGATGCAGCAGGACGCAGTCGACTGTGCCACACAAGCCTTGGAAAAGTTCAACATTGAGAAG GATATAGCGGCGTATATCAAGAAAGAGTTCGACAAGAGGTACAACCCGACGTGGCACTGTATCGTCGGCCGGAATTTCGGCAGCTACGTGACCCACGAAACTCGGCACTTCATCTACTTCTACTTGGGCCAGGTGGCCGTCCTCTTGTTCAAGAGTGGTTAA